A region of Streptomyces sp. NBC_01750 DNA encodes the following proteins:
- the rph gene encoding rifamycin-inactivating phosphotransferase, with protein sequence MIEQYVLDLQEVDEMQVAVAGGKGAHLGGLSRIGGIRVPGGFCVTTDAFRRITAEAPSIDDRLDQLSRLNPDDREAIRTLSAQIRRTIEGIAIPGDLAAAITRALAQLGEQAAYAVRSSATAEDLPTASFAGQQDTYLNVVGPTAILRHVSRCWASLFTERAVTYRQRNGIDHRTVHMAVVVQRMVFPHAAGILFTADPVTGNRKVATVDAGFGLGEALVSGLVNPDVFKVRHGEVVAKTIAAKQRAVHALPAGGTQEVAIDAQRQEQPALTDAQVVRLVQLGRRIEAHFGRPQDIEWCLVDDDFQIVQSRPITTLFPIPEAGDQENHVYVSVGHQQMMTDPMKPLGLSMWQLTAMVPMHEAGGRLFVDVTRRLASPASRAGLLDVVGRGDPLVRDALETVLDRGDFVPSLPEAGPGGPSAGGASAPIETDPAIVTELIERSQVSIAALERDIRTKTGPALFDFLLEAFAEHKRVLSDPLSMQAIMAGMEATWWLNDKLQEWLGEKNAADTLTLSAPDNVTSEMGLELLDVADVIRPQPEVVAFLQGVEYVEDTAFLDELAKLAGGTEARDAIEAYLDRYGMRCVGEIDITRPRWRERPTTLVPVILDNVRNFEPGVAERRFEHGRQKAQKKEQDVLSRLRALPDGDRKADEAKRMIDRVRTFIGYREYPKYGIVSRYFVYKQALLEEAERLVQANVLPEKEDIFYLTFQELHDVARSNQVDDQLIQQRKDAFRSYHALTPPRVLTSDGEAVSGAYRRDDVPAGALIGLPVSAGTIEGRARVILDMADADLEAGDILVTTFTDPSWSPLFVGIAGLVTEVGGLMTHGAVIAREYGLPAVVGVEQATRLIRDGQRIRVHGTDGYIEILP encoded by the coding sequence GTGATCGAGCAGTACGTGTTGGATCTTCAAGAGGTTGACGAGATGCAGGTCGCGGTCGCCGGCGGCAAGGGCGCGCACCTGGGCGGGCTGTCGCGGATCGGAGGCATCCGCGTGCCGGGTGGCTTTTGCGTGACGACGGACGCCTTCCGGCGGATCACGGCGGAAGCGCCGTCGATCGACGATCGGCTCGATCAGTTGTCGCGCTTGAACCCGGACGACCGGGAGGCGATCCGCACGCTCAGCGCGCAGATTCGCCGGACCATCGAAGGGATTGCCATCCCGGGCGATCTCGCGGCGGCGATCACCCGCGCACTCGCCCAGCTCGGCGAGCAAGCCGCCTACGCCGTCCGATCCAGCGCGACGGCAGAGGACCTGCCGACGGCCTCCTTCGCCGGCCAGCAGGACACGTACCTGAACGTCGTGGGGCCGACGGCGATCCTCCGGCACGTCAGCCGGTGCTGGGCCTCGCTGTTCACCGAGCGGGCCGTGACCTACCGCCAGCGGAACGGCATCGACCACCGTACGGTCCACATGGCCGTGGTCGTGCAGCGGATGGTCTTCCCGCATGCGGCCGGCATCCTGTTCACGGCCGACCCCGTCACGGGCAACCGGAAGGTCGCCACCGTGGACGCCGGCTTCGGCCTCGGCGAGGCCCTGGTCTCCGGCCTGGTCAACCCGGACGTCTTCAAGGTGCGCCACGGCGAAGTCGTCGCCAAGACGATCGCCGCCAAACAGCGTGCCGTTCACGCCCTGCCGGCCGGCGGTACGCAGGAAGTGGCGATCGACGCGCAGCGGCAGGAGCAGCCGGCGCTGACGGATGCGCAGGTCGTGCGGCTCGTGCAGCTCGGGCGGCGGATCGAAGCGCACTTCGGCCGCCCGCAGGACATCGAATGGTGCCTGGTCGACGATGACTTCCAGATCGTTCAGAGCCGGCCGATCACGACGCTGTTCCCCATTCCCGAGGCCGGCGACCAGGAGAACCACGTCTACGTCTCCGTCGGCCATCAGCAGATGATGACCGACCCCATGAAGCCCCTGGGGCTCTCCATGTGGCAGCTGACGGCCATGGTGCCGATGCACGAGGCCGGCGGGAGGCTGTTCGTCGACGTCACCCGACGACTGGCCTCGCCCGCGAGCCGCGCCGGTCTCCTGGACGTCGTGGGGAGAGGCGATCCGCTGGTCAGGGACGCTCTGGAGACTGTCCTCGACCGCGGCGATTTCGTCCCGTCGCTCCCGGAAGCGGGTCCCGGCGGGCCGTCGGCCGGCGGTGCGTCCGCCCCGATCGAGACCGATCCGGCCATCGTCACCGAGCTGATCGAGCGCAGCCAGGTGTCCATCGCCGCCCTGGAGCGCGACATCCGGACGAAGACCGGACCGGCGCTGTTCGACTTCCTGCTGGAGGCCTTCGCGGAGCACAAGCGGGTTCTCAGTGATCCGCTGAGCATGCAGGCGATCATGGCGGGGATGGAGGCCACGTGGTGGCTCAACGACAAGCTGCAGGAGTGGCTGGGCGAGAAGAACGCGGCTGACACGCTCACGCTGTCCGCCCCCGACAACGTCACATCGGAGATGGGACTGGAGCTGCTCGACGTCGCGGACGTGATCCGCCCGCAGCCGGAGGTGGTGGCGTTCCTGCAGGGCGTCGAGTACGTCGAGGACACAGCCTTCCTGGACGAGCTGGCGAAGCTCGCGGGCGGGACCGAAGCGCGCGACGCCATCGAGGCCTACCTCGACCGGTACGGCATGCGCTGCGTCGGCGAGATCGACATCACGAGGCCACGTTGGCGCGAGCGCCCCACCACGCTCGTGCCCGTGATCCTCGACAACGTCAGGAACTTCGAGCCGGGTGTCGCCGAGCGGCGCTTCGAGCACGGGCGGCAGAAGGCGCAGAAGAAGGAACAGGACGTGCTGTCACGCTTGCGGGCCCTGCCGGACGGGGACCGGAAAGCCGACGAGGCCAAGCGGATGATCGACCGGGTCAGAACCTTCATCGGGTACCGGGAGTACCCGAAGTACGGCATCGTCAGCCGCTACTTCGTCTACAAGCAGGCCCTGCTGGAGGAGGCCGAGCGCCTCGTGCAGGCCAACGTGCTTCCTGAGAAGGAGGACATCTTCTACCTCACGTTCCAGGAACTCCACGACGTCGCGCGCTCGAACCAGGTGGATGACCAGCTCATCCAGCAGCGCAAGGACGCGTTCCGGTCGTACCACGCGCTCACACCGCCCCGGGTGCTCACATCGGATGGCGAGGCCGTCTCCGGGGCGTACCGGCGCGACGACGTGCCGGCCGGCGCCCTGATCGGCCTACCGGTTTCCGCCGGGACCATCGAGGGAAGGGCCCGCGTCATCCTGGACATGGCGGATGCCGATCTCGAAGCGGGCGACATCCTGGTCACTACCTTCACGGACCCCAGCTGGTCGCCGCTGTTCGTCGGAATCGCGGGCCTGGTGACGGAGGTGGGCGGCCTGATGACCCATGGCGCAGTGATCGCCCGGGAGTACGGCTTGCCGGCCGTCGTGGGCGTGGAGCAGGCCACCCGGCTGATCCGGGACGGGCAGCGGATCCGCGTGCACGGAACCGACGGGTACATCGAGATCCTGCCCTGA
- the ddaH gene encoding dimethylargininase has translation MPPIRTAQKRRYLVCPPEHFDVRYAINPWMTSEEPVDVDLARKQWDTLISLYRELGHTVETVEPVADLPDMVFAANSALVLDGKVFGAQFHAPERQPEAAHYRTWFENAGFETRVPSHTCEGEGDFTPVGGYILAGTGFRTLPAAHHEVQEFFGAPTVSLHLVDPHFYHLDTALFALDAENVAYYPGAFSAGSQKVLRTLFPHAVISTRQDALAFGLNSLSDGRNVVMAQDATGLMEGIAARGYVPVPVDLSEFRKAGGGVKCCTQEIRE, from the coding sequence ATGCCGCCCATCCGTACAGCGCAGAAGCGCCGGTATCTTGTCTGCCCGCCGGAGCACTTCGACGTCCGGTACGCCATCAATCCCTGGATGACATCGGAGGAGCCGGTCGATGTCGACCTGGCCCGAAAGCAGTGGGACACGCTGATATCTCTGTACCGCGAGCTGGGCCACACCGTCGAGACGGTGGAACCGGTCGCCGACCTCCCCGACATGGTGTTCGCGGCCAATTCTGCACTCGTACTCGACGGCAAGGTGTTCGGCGCGCAGTTCCATGCACCGGAGCGGCAGCCGGAGGCCGCCCACTACCGGACCTGGTTCGAAAACGCCGGATTCGAGACGCGCGTCCCGTCCCACACCTGCGAAGGAGAAGGGGACTTCACCCCGGTCGGCGGATACATCCTCGCCGGCACCGGATTCCGCACTCTTCCCGCGGCCCATCACGAGGTCCAGGAATTCTTCGGCGCGCCGACGGTGAGTCTTCACCTTGTCGACCCGCATTTCTATCACCTGGACACAGCGCTCTTCGCGCTTGACGCCGAAAACGTCGCCTACTACCCGGGGGCTTTCTCGGCGGGCAGCCAGAAGGTACTCAGAACCCTCTTCCCGCACGCCGTCATCTCCACACGCCAGGACGCCCTGGCCTTTGGACTCAACTCCCTCTCCGACGGACGCAATGTAGTGATGGCCCAGGATGCGACGGGCCTCATGGAGGGCATCGCGGCCCGCGGCTACGTCCCCGTCCCGGTGGATCTCTCCGAGTTCCGCAAGGCGGGCGGTGGAGTGAAGTGCTGCACCCAGGAGATCCGCGAGTAG
- a CDS encoding SDR family NAD(P)-dependent oxidoreductase: MLLENKNAVIYGGGGGIGRAVAGAFAREGARVHLAGRNRESLDEVAETIRAAGGRADTDQVDALEEAAVDRFTGAVVERAGSLDISFSLISFSEVQGTPLTEISLADFERPVHNAVRAMFLTSRSAARHMIRQQSGVILAFGGYGDPPRDYNIGGFQVAFGAMESLRRNLAGELGPHGIRVLTLQTGGVPETIPEGLEYRDVITEKITEQTMLGRPASLEDVGNVAAFAASDMARSMTATALNITAGSVVD, from the coding sequence GTGCTGCTCGAGAACAAGAACGCCGTCATCTACGGAGGAGGCGGTGGTATCGGCCGGGCGGTCGCCGGTGCCTTCGCCCGCGAGGGTGCCCGGGTCCATCTCGCCGGGCGCAACCGCGAAAGCCTGGACGAGGTGGCCGAGACCATCCGCGCCGCGGGCGGCCGGGCCGACACCGATCAGGTCGACGCCCTCGAAGAGGCAGCGGTCGACCGGTTCACCGGCGCGGTGGTCGAACGGGCCGGCAGCCTCGACATCTCCTTCAGCCTCATCTCGTTCTCAGAGGTGCAGGGGACGCCGCTGACCGAAATCTCCCTCGCGGACTTCGAGCGCCCGGTGCACAACGCAGTACGCGCGATGTTCCTGACCTCCAGATCCGCGGCGCGGCACATGATCCGGCAGCAGTCCGGCGTGATCCTCGCCTTCGGCGGTTACGGCGACCCGCCGCGCGACTACAACATCGGCGGGTTCCAGGTGGCGTTCGGCGCCATGGAGTCGCTCCGGCGTAATCTGGCCGGCGAGCTGGGCCCGCACGGCATCCGCGTTCTCACGCTCCAGACGGGCGGCGTGCCCGAGACGATCCCCGAGGGCCTCGAGTACCGCGATGTCATCACCGAGAAGATCACGGAACAGACGATGCTGGGGCGGCCGGCCTCGCTGGAGGACGTCGGCAACGTGGCTGCCTTCGCCGCCTCGGACATGGCTCGCTCGATGACGGCGACAGCCCTCAACATCACCGCCGGCTCGGTCGTCGACTGA
- a CDS encoding WD40/YVTN/BNR-like repeat-containing protein yields MTDVLLTVGTRKGLFIGRRRGGTWEFDGPHFNAQAVYSIGIDTRRSVPRLLVGGDSLHWGPSVFHSDDLGKTWIEPSKPAVKFPKDTGASLERVWQLHPAGPATPDVVYAGTEPAALFRSDDAGETFELVRPLWEHPTRSQWVPGGGGEAVHTVVTDRRDPEAVTVAVSTAGVFRSKDGGASWAPSNRGVSAVFLPDPNPEFGQCVHKIAQDAGDLDRLYLQNHWGVYRSDDAGAKWTDIGEGLPSDFGFAVAAHPHRPDTAYVFPITADADRVPAGRRCRVYRTNDAGGSWEALSAGLPEGDHFGTVLRDALCTDDADPAGVYFGNRNGEVYASADDGDSWQLLASHLPDVLCVRAAAMG; encoded by the coding sequence ATGACCGATGTACTTCTGACCGTAGGCACTCGAAAAGGGCTCTTCATCGGCCGCAGGCGCGGTGGCACATGGGAGTTCGACGGCCCGCACTTCAATGCGCAGGCCGTGTACTCGATCGGGATCGATACGCGCCGTTCCGTGCCCCGGCTGCTGGTCGGCGGCGACAGCTTGCACTGGGGTCCTTCCGTTTTCCACTCCGACGATCTCGGCAAGACCTGGATCGAGCCGTCGAAGCCGGCCGTGAAGTTCCCCAAGGACACCGGGGCGTCCCTGGAACGGGTGTGGCAGTTGCATCCGGCCGGTCCCGCCACGCCCGACGTGGTGTACGCGGGCACGGAGCCGGCCGCGCTGTTCCGCTCGGACGACGCCGGCGAGACCTTCGAGCTCGTACGGCCCCTGTGGGAGCATCCGACGCGCTCGCAATGGGTGCCGGGGGGCGGTGGTGAGGCGGTGCACACGGTGGTGACGGACCGCCGTGACCCGGAGGCCGTGACGGTCGCCGTGTCGACGGCCGGGGTGTTCCGCTCCAAGGACGGCGGCGCCAGCTGGGCGCCTTCCAACCGGGGAGTGTCGGCGGTCTTCCTGCCCGACCCCAATCCGGAGTTCGGACAGTGCGTCCACAAGATCGCGCAGGACGCGGGCGATCTGGACCGGCTGTATCTGCAGAACCACTGGGGCGTGTACCGCAGCGACGACGCGGGCGCCAAGTGGACCGACATCGGCGAGGGCCTGCCGTCCGACTTCGGTTTCGCGGTCGCCGCGCATCCGCACCGTCCCGATACCGCCTATGTCTTCCCGATCACGGCGGATGCGGACCGGGTGCCTGCGGGGCGTCGCTGTCGCGTCTACCGTACGAACGACGCGGGCGGCAGCTGGGAGGCGCTGTCGGCCGGGCTGCCCGAAGGGGACCACTTCGGGACGGTGCTGCGGGATGCTCTGTGCACGGACGACGCGGATCCGGCCGGTGTCTACTTCGGCAATCGCAACGGCGAGGTGTACGCGAGCGCGGACGACGGCGACAGCTGGCAGCTGCTCGCCTCCCATCTGCCGGATGTGCTCTGTGTGCGGGCGGCGGCCATGGGTTGA
- a CDS encoding uracil-DNA glycosylase, with product MAARPLKETVEPGWADALAPVAERIAAMGDFLRAEIAAGRTYLPAGPNVLRAFQQPFDEVRVLIVGQDPYPTPGHAVGLSFSVAPEVRPVPGSLDNIFREMHADLGHPRPANGDLTPWTRQGVLLLNRALTTAPRKPAAHRGKGWEEVTEQAIRALAARGKPLVSVLWGRDARNLRPLLGDLPAIESSHPSPMSADRGFFGSRPFSRTNDLLQRQGAQPVDWQLP from the coding sequence GTGGCAGCACGACCCTTGAAAGAAACTGTAGAGCCCGGGTGGGCCGATGCGCTCGCTCCCGTGGCTGAACGCATCGCCGCGATGGGCGACTTCCTGCGCGCGGAGATCGCCGCGGGACGCACCTACTTGCCGGCCGGACCGAACGTGCTGCGCGCCTTCCAGCAGCCCTTCGACGAGGTACGTGTCCTGATCGTGGGTCAGGATCCGTACCCCACGCCCGGGCATGCCGTGGGGCTGAGCTTCTCGGTGGCGCCCGAGGTGCGGCCGGTGCCCGGCAGTCTGGACAACATCTTCCGGGAGATGCACGCGGACCTGGGGCATCCCCGTCCCGCCAACGGGGATCTCACACCGTGGACCCGGCAGGGAGTGCTGCTGCTGAACCGGGCACTCACCACCGCGCCCCGTAAGCCCGCCGCGCACCGCGGCAAGGGCTGGGAGGAGGTGACCGAGCAGGCCATCCGGGCCCTCGCCGCACGCGGCAAGCCCCTGGTGTCCGTACTGTGGGGGCGTGACGCCCGCAATCTGCGTCCGCTGCTCGGCGACCTTCCGGCGATCGAGTCCTCGCATCCCTCCCCGATGTCCGCGGACCGCGGCTTCTTCGGATCGCGTCCATTCAGCCGGACCAATGATCTCCTGCAACGCCAGGGGGCGCAGCCGGTGGACTGGCAGCTTCCGTGA
- a CDS encoding N-acetylglucosamine kinase, with protein sequence MSVSRVLGVDSGGSGLRVALAEAGNPGKAETEVSREPVRTGAAGIDAKHLLDQLLPMARALLDRAGGGTVSAVAVGAAGMATLGDRLRAEVPAALAESLGVRRLALAADAVTAYAGALGQRPGAVVAAGTGMIALGTDLSDWRRADGWGHLLGDCGGGAWIGRAGLEAALRVHDGRRGGSAALLARMESVFGPARELPGMLYPRSDRPAVLASFAPEVGRCASDGDEVSAGILAAAARHIAESAAAVCPPATDVPEGCEVALTGGLFRMGAPLLVPLRAELAGQLPYARPVSAAGDPLTGSLVIASALATGSLRLPRHPDLLHVPTEQDS encoded by the coding sequence GTGAGCGTGAGCCGGGTGCTCGGAGTCGACTCCGGCGGTTCCGGGCTACGTGTCGCGCTGGCGGAGGCCGGGAACCCGGGGAAGGCCGAGACCGAGGTGTCGCGCGAGCCGGTGCGCACCGGCGCCGCGGGTATCGACGCGAAGCATCTGCTGGACCAGCTGCTGCCGATGGCGCGCGCCCTGCTCGACCGGGCCGGTGGCGGCACCGTGTCCGCGGTCGCTGTCGGCGCGGCCGGGATGGCGACGCTCGGCGACCGGCTGCGCGCCGAAGTCCCCGCGGCGCTGGCCGAGTCGCTGGGTGTACGGCGCCTCGCGCTCGCGGCCGACGCGGTCACGGCGTACGCAGGTGCGCTCGGCCAGCGTCCCGGGGCGGTCGTCGCGGCGGGCACCGGCATGATCGCGCTGGGCACGGACCTGTCGGACTGGCGCCGGGCCGACGGCTGGGGTCATCTGCTGGGCGACTGCGGCGGCGGCGCGTGGATCGGCCGGGCCGGGCTGGAGGCCGCGCTGCGCGTCCATGACGGCCGACGTGGTGGTTCCGCGGCCCTGCTGGCCAGGATGGAGTCGGTGTTCGGTCCGGCGCGGGAGCTGCCGGGAATGCTGTACCCGCGCTCCGACCGGCCCGCGGTGCTCGCCTCCTTCGCGCCGGAGGTCGGCAGGTGCGCCTCGGACGGCGACGAGGTGTCGGCGGGCATCCTCGCGGCGGCCGCCCGGCATATCGCCGAGTCGGCCGCGGCCGTCTGCCCGCCCGCCACCGATGTGCCCGAGGGGTGCGAAGTCGCTCTCACCGGTGGGCTGTTCAGGATGGGTGCTCCTCTTCTCGTACCGCTGAGGGCGGAGCTTGCCGGACAACTGCCGTACGCACGGCCGGTATCCGCGGCCGGCGATCCACTCACCGGCTCGTTGGTCATCGCGTCCGCGCTTGCCACCGGTTCGCTGCGGCTGCCGCGTCATCCGGATCTGCTGCACGTACCGACAGAGCAGGACAGCTGA
- a CDS encoding sirohydrochlorin chelatase, with product MSSPTGPASGLPVRMPRPRQTGRHRRPEPVAAPEGAPALVLAVPGAPVPATRSLAEEVISIARSELPGLEVGIGYLDGDNAEYPTLEVVLAHTAARRTERYEIAQAAGREVAAPEGPAAVVVPLLAGPDNVLMRRIRQAVMDSRASAELTDVLGPHPLLAEALHVRLSEAGLARADRARLFTVATAADGIILATVGGEEAVQAAGITGMLLAARLAVPVMAAALDQEGAVGAVAEQLRGSGSVQLALAPYLVGPELPDGLLDSAVKEAGCAAAEALGPYPAIGKLVLSQYATALGIAPQPQGSPSL from the coding sequence ATGAGCTCCCCCACTGGGCCTGCATCCGGCCTGCCTGTACGAATGCCGCGACCCCGCCAGACCGGGCGGCACCGCCGCCCGGAGCCCGTAGCGGCTCCTGAGGGCGCGCCCGCGCTCGTGCTCGCCGTGCCCGGCGCTCCCGTGCCCGCCACGCGCAGCCTGGCCGAAGAGGTCATAAGCATCGCTCGCTCCGAGCTGCCGGGCCTCGAGGTCGGCATCGGTTATCTCGACGGGGACAACGCCGAGTACCCCACGCTGGAAGTCGTCCTCGCGCACACCGCGGCCCGGCGCACCGAGCGGTACGAAATCGCGCAGGCCGCCGGCCGTGAAGTGGCCGCGCCCGAGGGCCCTGCCGCCGTTGTGGTGCCCCTCCTCGCCGGCCCCGACAACGTCCTGATGCGCCGGATCCGCCAGGCCGTCATGGACAGCCGCGCGAGCGCCGAGCTGACCGATGTCCTCGGCCCGCACCCGCTGCTCGCCGAAGCCCTGCACGTCAGGCTCTCGGAAGCCGGTCTGGCGCGTGCCGACCGCGCCCGGCTGTTCACCGTGGCCACGGCGGCCGACGGCATCATCCTGGCCACGGTCGGCGGCGAGGAGGCCGTCCAGGCCGCCGGGATCACCGGCATGCTGCTGGCGGCGCGTCTCGCGGTGCCGGTGATGGCCGCCGCGCTCGACCAGGAGGGCGCGGTCGGCGCGGTCGCCGAGCAGCTGCGCGGCTCCGGCTCGGTGCAGCTCGCCCTGGCGCCGTACCTCGTGGGCCCAGAGCTGCCCGATGGCCTGCTCGATTCGGCCGTGAAGGAGGCGGGCTGTGCCGCCGCCGAGGCGCTCGGGCCCTACCCGGCAATCGGAAAGCTGGTGCTTTCGCAGTACGCGACGGCGTTGGGTATCGCGCCGCAGCCTCAGGGCTCGCCGAGTCTCTGA
- a CDS encoding lactonase family protein, producing MGDKSAGRAFIGSFTSAGGRGIIAATVDGETGALTETGASDAVADPSYLALAIGSGGTVLYAVSETAEGAVGAFEVDGPSPLPIGGRVPVCGAGPTHLAIASGHLVTANYGSGSVSVLPVGADGAPVAASGVLQHEGAGPHPDRQRGPHAHQVLPDPTGRWVLSVDLGTDSVRICALDPETGELTQHGETALRPGTGPRHLAFHPDGGHAYVLNELEPTLIVCRWDADSGVLEPVAETAVLPDGAARPSYPSGVVVSHDGRHLWAANRGHDSIGVLALDTTHEKAELVTTVPCGGHWPRDLALDPTGRRLYAANERSGDVTWFDIDPGTGIPRRSGSLDVPAASCVIFA from the coding sequence GTGGGCGACAAGAGCGCCGGACGGGCATTCATCGGGTCGTTCACCTCGGCCGGAGGCCGCGGGATCATCGCAGCCACCGTGGACGGGGAAACCGGGGCCCTGACGGAGACGGGGGCGAGCGACGCGGTCGCGGACCCGTCGTATCTCGCCCTGGCGATCGGGTCCGGCGGCACGGTCCTCTACGCCGTCTCCGAGACGGCCGAGGGCGCGGTGGGGGCGTTCGAGGTGGACGGGCCGTCGCCGCTACCGATCGGCGGGCGCGTACCGGTGTGCGGCGCGGGACCCACACATCTCGCGATCGCCTCGGGCCATCTGGTGACCGCCAACTACGGTTCCGGCAGCGTCAGCGTGCTCCCGGTCGGGGCCGACGGCGCACCGGTCGCCGCCAGTGGCGTACTGCAGCACGAAGGCGCAGGACCGCACCCCGACCGGCAACGCGGACCGCACGCGCACCAGGTACTGCCCGATCCGACCGGGCGCTGGGTGCTCAGCGTCGACCTCGGTACCGACTCCGTGCGGATATGCGCACTGGACCCCGAGACGGGCGAACTGACACAGCACGGCGAGACCGCGCTGCGCCCCGGCACAGGACCGCGCCATCTCGCCTTCCACCCCGATGGTGGCCACGCCTATGTACTGAACGAGCTCGAGCCGACCCTCATCGTCTGCCGCTGGGACGCGGACTCGGGCGTCCTCGAACCGGTCGCCGAGACAGCGGTGCTGCCGGACGGCGCGGCCCGGCCCAGCTACCCGTCCGGGGTGGTCGTCTCGCACGACGGCCGCCATCTCTGGGCGGCCAACCGCGGCCACGACAGCATCGGCGTCCTCGCGCTCGACACGACGCACGAGAAGGCGGAGCTGGTCACGACGGTGCCGTGCGGCGGGCACTGGCCGCGCGACCTGGCCCTGGACCCCACGGGACGCAGGCTGTACGCCGCCAATGAGCGCTCCGGAGACGTCACCTGGTTCGACATCGACCCGGGGACGGGCATTCCGCGCAGGTCGGGCTCCCTCGACGTCCCCGCCGCCTCCTGCGTGATCTTCGCCTGA
- a CDS encoding nitric oxide synthase oxygenase, whose amino-acid sequence MGHSEPQTAGLPATRGELAEEAEEFIRLHHREEPSAGDPAARIAAVHAEIEATGTYRHTRAELVHGARVAWRNSNRCIGRLYWRSLRIRDRRHIDDADSVAREAAEHLREANNGGRIRPLITVFAPDAPDRPGPRIWNEQLVRYAGYASEHGPAVGDPRNAGITELALRLGWPGGPGTDFDLLPLVIEDGDGKPRWFELPRDAVLEVELRHPEQSWYAGLGLRWHAVPAIANMCLEIGGICYPAAPFNGWYMGTEIGARNLADTDRYDLLPRIAEQLGLDTTNDRSLWKDRALVELNRAVLHSFDLAGVTVTDHHTESRRFLTHLDREQSRGRSVGADWAWIVPPISGSATPVFHRTYDPTQWRPAYVHHPEATARARGERSA is encoded by the coding sequence ATGGGCCACTCGGAGCCGCAGACCGCCGGCCTGCCCGCCACCCGCGGTGAGCTGGCAGAAGAGGCGGAGGAGTTCATCCGGCTGCACCATCGCGAGGAGCCGTCGGCAGGTGACCCGGCCGCCCGGATCGCCGCCGTACACGCGGAGATCGAGGCGACCGGCACCTACCGTCATACCCGGGCCGAACTCGTCCACGGAGCACGTGTCGCCTGGCGCAACAGCAACCGTTGCATCGGCCGGCTCTACTGGCGCTCCCTGCGCATACGCGACCGCCGACACATCGACGACGCCGACTCCGTGGCGCGCGAGGCGGCCGAACATCTGCGAGAAGCCAACAACGGCGGCCGGATCCGCCCGCTCATCACCGTCTTCGCCCCGGACGCGCCGGACCGTCCGGGACCGCGGATCTGGAACGAGCAGCTCGTACGGTACGCGGGTTACGCCAGTGAGCACGGGCCCGCAGTCGGCGACCCGCGCAACGCGGGGATCACCGAGCTCGCCCTCCGGCTCGGCTGGCCGGGCGGCCCGGGCACAGACTTCGATCTGCTGCCGCTGGTGATCGAGGACGGGGACGGCAAACCGCGCTGGTTCGAGCTGCCGCGCGACGCCGTACTCGAGGTGGAGCTGCGCCACCCGGAGCAGAGCTGGTACGCGGGGCTCGGCCTGCGCTGGCACGCCGTACCCGCGATCGCAAACATGTGTCTGGAGATCGGCGGGATCTGCTACCCCGCCGCCCCCTTCAACGGCTGGTACATGGGCACCGAGATCGGCGCCCGCAACCTCGCCGACACCGACCGCTACGACCTGCTGCCGCGTATCGCCGAGCAGTTGGGCCTGGACACGACGAACGACCGCTCGCTCTGGAAGGACCGCGCACTGGTCGAGCTGAACCGAGCGGTCCTGCACTCCTTCGATCTCGCGGGAGTCACCGTCACCGACCACCACACCGAGTCGCGCCGCTTCCTCACGCACCTCGACCGTGAGCAGAGCCGGGGCCGGAGCGTGGGCGCGGACTGGGCGTGGATCGTGCCGCCGATCTCGGGCTCCGCGACACCCGTCTTCCACCGGACGTACGACCCGACCCAGTGGCGTCCCGCCTATGTCCACCATCCCGAGGCGACCGCGCGGGCCCGCGGCGAGCGGAGCGCGTAG